From the genome of Sphingobacterium kitahiroshimense, one region includes:
- a CDS encoding amino acid permease, giving the protein MFKRLFRKKSVDQIIYDSQHGEGSGLAKVLGVRDLVSLGIAAIVGAGIFSTIGLASYEGGPAVSLLFIFTAFACVFTALSYAQFASTVPVSGSAYTYAYVAFGELFAWIIGWALVLEYAVSNTVIAISWSQYFASMLEGFGIHIPAWLSMAPGYALDASQKLAEHGANALTAADKQGLEAYLSAPRIGGVPIIFDLPAGIITVLVTALVYIGIKESQRASAIMVMIKVGIILAVIFGGIFYVKPENWTPFAPNGMHGVMGSVAAVFFAFIGFDSISTTAEECKNPQRDLPKAMIWCLVICTVLYVAITLVLTGMVNYTELNVKDPLAFVFKYVGFDYMAGVISVTSVIAITSALLVYQLAQPRIWMTMSRDGLMSKRFARIHPKYRTPSYATIVTGIVVGVPSLFFKMDFFVDLTSVGTFFAFIMVCAGVLYMDYSGLSEKSKFRVPYVNGKYLVGLGLLGAIVLMWIYGQAILLEWKNLTFMEIIEHKVLIIIFWLTWLGLSIYSFKMNFSLLPVTGILINLYLMTELGASNWIIFIIWLIGGLVIYFLYGYKHSKLNKESIS; this is encoded by the coding sequence ATGTTTAAAAGACTTTTTCGTAAGAAAAGTGTTGATCAGATTATCTACGACTCGCAACATGGTGAGGGTTCAGGACTTGCAAAGGTACTCGGTGTAAGAGATTTGGTTTCACTAGGTATTGCGGCTATTGTCGGTGCAGGAATTTTCAGCACAATCGGCCTAGCAAGCTATGAAGGGGGACCTGCGGTTTCACTTCTGTTTATTTTTACAGCTTTTGCCTGTGTTTTTACGGCTTTGTCTTATGCTCAGTTTGCCAGTACAGTTCCAGTTTCGGGAAGTGCTTATACTTACGCATATGTTGCCTTTGGGGAATTATTTGCTTGGATTATCGGATGGGCTTTAGTTTTGGAATATGCCGTTTCTAACACCGTAATTGCAATTTCCTGGTCTCAGTATTTTGCTTCGATGCTGGAAGGGTTTGGGATACATATACCCGCTTGGTTATCGATGGCTCCTGGTTATGCATTGGACGCATCACAAAAGCTTGCTGAGCACGGTGCAAATGCATTGACGGCAGCAGATAAGCAGGGATTAGAAGCTTATTTAAGCGCTCCGCGAATCGGAGGAGTACCAATCATCTTTGATCTCCCTGCAGGTATTATTACTGTACTAGTTACTGCTTTAGTCTATATTGGGATTAAAGAATCACAACGTGCTAGTGCGATCATGGTTATGATCAAAGTCGGGATTATATTGGCTGTAATTTTTGGGGGTATCTTTTATGTGAAACCGGAAAACTGGACACCTTTTGCTCCAAACGGAATGCACGGTGTTATGGGAAGTGTTGCGGCTGTGTTTTTTGCTTTTATTGGTTTTGATTCGATTTCAACGACTGCAGAGGAATGTAAGAACCCGCAACGTGATTTACCTAAGGCTATGATCTGGTGTTTGGTAATCTGTACGGTCTTATATGTCGCTATAACCCTCGTATTAACTGGTATGGTTAATTACACGGAGTTGAATGTAAAAGATCCTTTAGCTTTTGTGTTTAAGTATGTTGGGTTTGATTATATGGCTGGTGTTATATCGGTTACTTCCGTAATTGCGATTACAAGTGCATTATTGGTGTACCAATTGGCGCAACCGAGAATCTGGATGACGATGAGCCGGGATGGGCTAATGTCTAAACGCTTTGCACGTATACATCCTAAATATAGAACCCCTTCTTATGCAACTATAGTAACAGGTATCGTTGTGGGAGTTCCATCATTGTTTTTTAAGATGGATTTTTTTGTCGATTTAACAAGTGTAGGTACTTTCTTTGCCTTTATTATGGTATGTGCGGGTGTTCTTTATATGGATTATTCTGGATTATCTGAAAAATCAAAATTTAGAGTTCCTTATGTAAATGGTAAATATTTAGTTGGTCTAGGCTTACTGGGTGCTATTGTTTTGATGTGGATTTATGGACAGGCAATCCTATTAGAATGGAAGAACCTGACTTTTATGGAGATAATCGAACATAAGGTGTTGATCATTATTTTTTGGTTAACCTGGTTAGGACTTAGCATTTATAGTTTTAAAATGAATTTCTCTTTATTGCCGGTAACTGGTATTTTGATTAATCTTTATTTAATGACAGAATTGGGAGCGAGTAACTGGATTATCTTTATTATTTGGCTTATTGGTGGATTAGTTATTTATTTCCTTTATGGATATAAGCACTCGAAATTAAATAAAGAAAGTATTTCTTAA
- the rlmF gene encoding 23S rRNA (adenine(1618)-N(6))-methyltransferase RlmF, with the protein MAGTATTPTKKLHPRNKHLDAYDFAKLIKVVPELKPFIFLNDYRTKTIDFTNPEAVRHLNKALLQQYYNIQYWDIPKENLCPPIPGRADYLHYVADILAKGNNNEIPKGKQVKILDIGVGANCIYPIVGHHEYGWSFVGSEIVKKAYKNAIEIVRLNPELKNNVQIRLQNNPKAIFKDIILEDEKYDMVICNPPFFSSQLEALAQADRKIKSLKPAEQENIVQSFAGQGSELWCDGGEKAFIGRMIFESQFYKDQVKWFSTLVAHREDIRGLQHKLKKLNVTEMEVIRMEQGNKVGRILLWRF; encoded by the coding sequence ATGGCAGGAACAGCAACAACTCCCACAAAAAAACTTCACCCTAGAAATAAACATCTTGATGCATACGATTTTGCGAAATTAATCAAAGTCGTTCCTGAACTCAAACCATTCATTTTTCTTAACGATTACCGAACAAAAACAATAGATTTTACAAATCCAGAAGCAGTAAGACATTTAAATAAAGCATTGCTTCAGCAATACTATAACATTCAATATTGGGATATTCCTAAAGAGAACCTTTGTCCTCCTATTCCAGGGCGGGCAGACTACCTTCATTACGTTGCTGACATATTAGCGAAAGGCAACAACAATGAAATTCCAAAAGGAAAACAAGTTAAAATCCTTGATATCGGAGTTGGCGCAAATTGTATCTACCCAATTGTCGGTCATCACGAATACGGTTGGTCATTTGTAGGTTCAGAAATTGTAAAGAAAGCGTACAAAAATGCCATTGAAATCGTTCGGTTAAATCCAGAACTTAAAAACAATGTGCAGATTAGATTACAGAATAACCCCAAAGCTATCTTCAAGGATATCATTCTCGAAGATGAAAAATATGATATGGTGATCTGTAACCCACCATTCTTTTCCTCTCAATTAGAAGCATTGGCACAAGCAGACCGCAAAATAAAAAGTTTAAAGCCCGCTGAGCAAGAAAATATCGTTCAAAGTTTTGCAGGTCAAGGAAGCGAACTGTGGTGCGATGGTGGCGAAAAAGCTTTTATCGGACGAATGATTTTTGAAAGCCAATTTTATAAAGATCAAGTAAAATGGTTTTCGACATTGGTAGCTCACCGCGAAGATATCAGAGGTTTACAACACAAGCTTAAAAAGCTGAATGTAACCGAAATGGAAGTCATCCGAATGGAACAGGGAAATAAAGTTGGCAGAATCCTTCTCTGGAGATTCTAG
- a CDS encoding class I SAM-dependent methyltransferase: MILTTTDIQLLTPQHWKDYELIDCGDFEKLERFGNLVLIRPEPQAVWPKTLSAAEWNKRHDIKFKGRSATSGEWLKKNPKAQDRWHIQYKNDDVAIKFRLGLTSFKHVGIFPEQAVNWDYISQSVRAFETENPKVLNLFAYTGGASLIARAAGADTTHVDSIKQVVSWANENQELSEIDNIRWVVEDALKFVKREVKRGNKYNGIILDPPAYGHGPKGEKWKLEDHIMEMMHDVVQLLDPKEHFLILNTYSLGFSSVIVENLIRTAFPKVENLEVGELYLQATAGPKLPLGVFGKFRKVAK, translated from the coding sequence TTGATTTTGACTACTACAGATATACAATTATTAACACCACAACATTGGAAAGATTACGAGTTAATCGATTGTGGTGATTTCGAGAAATTAGAACGCTTTGGCAATTTAGTTTTGATTCGTCCAGAACCGCAGGCTGTATGGCCAAAAACGCTATCTGCAGCGGAATGGAATAAACGCCATGATATTAAATTTAAAGGTCGCTCTGCTACTTCGGGAGAATGGTTGAAAAAAAATCCTAAAGCGCAGGATCGTTGGCATATTCAATATAAAAATGATGATGTTGCGATTAAATTCCGTCTGGGATTAACTTCATTTAAGCATGTTGGTATTTTTCCTGAGCAAGCGGTTAACTGGGATTATATTTCACAGTCAGTGCGTGCTTTTGAAACTGAAAATCCTAAGGTCTTAAATTTATTTGCTTATACAGGTGGTGCATCATTGATTGCGCGTGCCGCTGGAGCAGATACAACTCACGTGGACTCTATTAAACAAGTAGTTAGCTGGGCTAATGAAAACCAAGAGTTGTCGGAAATTGATAATATTCGTTGGGTAGTAGAAGATGCATTGAAGTTTGTAAAGCGTGAGGTAAAAAGAGGAAATAAATATAATGGTATTATTTTAGATCCTCCGGCTTATGGTCATGGTCCTAAAGGGGAGAAGTGGAAACTGGAAGATCATATCATGGAAATGATGCATGATGTGGTGCAATTATTAGATCCTAAAGAACATTTCTTGATTTTAAATACTTATTCGTTAGGTTTCTCTTCTGTTATTGTGGAGAACTTAATTCGTACTGCGTTTCCAAAAGTAGAAAATCTAGAAGTCGGAGAGTTATATTTGCAAGCTACTGCGGGACCAAAATTACCTTTGGGTGTTTTTGGTAAGTTCAGAAAAGTTGCTAAATAG
- a CDS encoding KUP/HAK/KT family potassium transporter, whose amino-acid sequence MTTSHQSTAQKVSLAGLLISLGIIFGDIGTSPLYVFKAIMNKGVIDKDLVLGGLSCVFWTVTLQTTVKYVLITLQADNKGEGGILSLFSLVRKRAPWLIFPAMIGAATLLADGMITPAITISSAIEGLDIKYPGLPTIPIVVTIITLLFAIQRFGTSVVGKIFGPLMFVWFSTIGVLGISNIHLEYEVLKALNPYYAIKLLIAYPNALFIIGAVFLCTTGAEALYSDMGHCGKGNIRISWIFVKLTLVLNYFGQGAWLLTQEGKVLGENNPFYAIMPHWFLGYGIAIATMAAVIASQAMISGSYTLISEAVRLNIWPKVAIRYPSDHKGQLYVPSINLILWAGCMLIIKIFGESSNMEAAYGLAINLTFLTTTILMTFFLAAKKVNKYFIALFTGFYLILELMFLVGNGVKIAHGGWLTLLLASLLFLIMYAWWSARRIKNRFVNFINIDKYYPIISELSEDKSVPPYASHLVYLTSANFKSEIESKIIYSILNKKPKRADVYWLVHVDVMDHPHTREYTIDQLIPGKLIRIDFKLGFREEQRISLLFRKVVEDMVQKGEIDITSQYDTLKKHKIPGDFKFVVLEKVLSKGNQLSWSERIIMEIYGYLKKLSLSEEKGFGLDASFVTIERVPLSLPQTTTIDLKRKNN is encoded by the coding sequence ATGACGACTAGTCATCAAAGTACCGCACAAAAAGTAAGTCTTGCTGGTCTACTAATTAGTTTAGGGATCATATTTGGAGATATTGGTACCTCTCCACTTTACGTTTTCAAAGCCATTATGAACAAAGGTGTCATTGACAAAGACCTTGTTCTGGGTGGATTATCATGTGTCTTCTGGACAGTTACCTTACAAACAACTGTTAAGTATGTCCTGATTACCCTTCAGGCAGACAACAAAGGTGAAGGAGGAATTCTCTCTCTTTTTTCATTGGTACGTAAAAGAGCACCTTGGTTGATTTTTCCAGCAATGATCGGTGCAGCTACTCTCCTTGCAGATGGTATGATTACACCTGCCATCACCATCTCTTCGGCGATTGAAGGTTTAGACATTAAGTATCCGGGTCTACCCACAATTCCAATTGTGGTAACAATTATTACCTTATTATTTGCTATCCAACGCTTTGGAACATCGGTAGTTGGTAAAATCTTTGGTCCACTGATGTTCGTTTGGTTTTCCACCATCGGAGTATTAGGAATTAGTAATATTCATCTTGAATATGAAGTATTAAAGGCGCTTAATCCTTATTATGCTATTAAACTACTCATAGCATATCCGAATGCCCTTTTCATCATTGGTGCTGTATTCCTATGTACAACAGGAGCAGAAGCTCTCTATTCAGATATGGGACATTGTGGTAAAGGAAACATCCGCATCAGCTGGATTTTCGTAAAACTAACACTCGTATTGAACTACTTTGGTCAAGGAGCCTGGTTATTGACACAAGAAGGCAAAGTACTAGGAGAAAATAATCCTTTTTATGCCATCATGCCACATTGGTTTCTTGGTTACGGAATTGCGATTGCAACCATGGCTGCAGTAATCGCCAGTCAAGCCATGATCTCAGGGTCATATACCCTAATTTCGGAAGCTGTACGCTTAAATATATGGCCGAAGGTTGCTATTCGCTATCCAAGTGATCATAAAGGCCAATTATATGTTCCTTCCATCAATCTAATTTTGTGGGCTGGATGTATGCTGATCATTAAAATTTTTGGAGAATCAAGTAATATGGAAGCCGCCTATGGTTTGGCCATCAACTTGACATTCTTAACGACAACAATTTTGATGACTTTCTTTCTTGCGGCTAAAAAAGTTAATAAATATTTCATTGCATTATTTACAGGCTTCTATTTAATATTAGAATTGATGTTTCTAGTCGGAAATGGTGTAAAAATTGCGCATGGAGGATGGCTCACATTATTATTAGCATCGCTCCTATTTCTCATTATGTACGCTTGGTGGAGTGCCAGACGTATTAAAAACAGATTTGTTAACTTCATCAATATCGATAAGTATTATCCGATCATTTCAGAATTGAGCGAAGACAAGTCTGTACCTCCATATGCTTCACATTTAGTGTATCTAACAAGTGCAAACTTCAAATCAGAAATTGAATCCAAAATAATTTATTCGATATTAAATAAAAAACCAAAACGTGCCGACGTGTACTGGTTGGTTCACGTTGATGTTATGGATCATCCCCACACACGTGAGTATACAATCGATCAATTAATTCCTGGAAAACTAATTCGTATAGATTTCAAACTAGGCTTTAGGGAGGAGCAACGTATCAGTTTGCTATTCCGCAAAGTAGTGGAAGATATGGTGCAAAAAGGTGAAATTGATATTACCAGCCAGTACGACACTTTAAAGAAACACAAAATCCCTGGCGATTTTAAATTTGTTGTATTAGAAAAAGTACTCTCAAAAGGAAATCAATTAAGTTGGTCCGAACGTATTATCATGGAGATATATGGTTATCTTAAAAAATTAAGTCTATCCGAAGAAAAAGGATTTGGTTTAGATGCTAGTTTTGTAACTATAGAACGCGTACCACTAAGTTTACCGCAAACAACAACCATAGATTTAAAGCGCAAAAACAACTGA
- the ispG gene encoding (E)-4-hydroxy-3-methylbut-2-enyl-diphosphate synthase, protein MDTSKLLTLPGIYCNSQTTYSRWKTREVQIGDVPMGGDNPIRIQSMTTIDTMDTMGSVEQTIRMVDAGCEYVRITAPSIKEANNLANIKQELRARGYHVPLVADIHFTPNAAEVAARIVEKVRVNPGNYADKKKFDQLSYTDSEYQAELDRIYKKFKPLVNICKEYGTAMRIGTNHGSLSDRIMSHYGDTPEGMVESAMEFIRICEDLNYYNLCISMKSSNPQVMVRAYRLLVEKMISENMNYPLHLGVTEAGDGEDGRVKSAVGIGTLLEDGLGDTVRVSLTEEPEKEAPVAIALVNRYTKRQHDFNTSVIPPILKLTDNNSPTPYISKEVNTFIGGSLVPRVVVDISRQNLKDAGFLSQAGYRYDMLLDKYHMGEQSVDFVYLGDQLPSFNMPANLKQLYNYNTWKSIQNKANIHPLFTLEEFNQANEKDASLNIVKIKNEDLVTSLFETLPLDKTIVFLLETTAVHGMAEQRQFFKNLQEIGLDNPVIIKRTYEAVAFSGPIGDFMNPEEPISKLQLYAATDLGALLIDGFGSGVWIDSPATPLDKIVSLSFGILQATRSRISKTEYISCPSCGRTLFDLQETTQMIRNRTNHLKGLKIGIMGCIVNGPGEMADADYGYVGAGPDKITLYRGQEVVKKNVSSAHALDELINIIKSDGLWIEESEIPN, encoded by the coding sequence ATGGACACAAGTAAACTTTTGACATTACCTGGTATTTATTGCAACTCGCAAACCACCTATTCAAGGTGGAAGACAAGAGAAGTACAAATTGGAGATGTACCCATGGGTGGAGACAATCCGATACGTATTCAAAGTATGACAACAATCGACACCATGGATACCATGGGTTCTGTGGAACAAACCATCAGAATGGTCGATGCTGGTTGCGAATATGTACGAATAACAGCTCCTTCGATAAAAGAGGCTAATAATCTGGCTAATATTAAGCAAGAATTACGCGCTCGAGGATATCATGTTCCTCTAGTAGCAGACATTCACTTTACCCCCAATGCGGCAGAAGTTGCAGCAAGAATTGTTGAAAAAGTACGTGTAAATCCGGGTAACTATGCCGATAAGAAGAAGTTCGACCAACTGAGCTATACAGACAGTGAGTATCAAGCTGAATTAGACCGTATTTATAAAAAATTCAAACCCTTAGTCAATATTTGTAAAGAATATGGCACTGCTATGCGCATAGGAACCAATCATGGTTCCCTTTCGGACAGAATCATGAGTCACTATGGTGATACTCCAGAAGGAATGGTTGAATCGGCTATGGAATTCATCAGAATTTGTGAAGACTTAAATTATTACAATTTATGTATCTCCATGAAATCAAGCAATCCGCAAGTGATGGTTCGTGCCTATAGACTGCTGGTCGAGAAGATGATTAGTGAGAACATGAACTATCCATTACATCTAGGTGTAACGGAAGCTGGTGATGGAGAAGATGGACGCGTCAAATCAGCTGTTGGAATAGGAACTTTATTAGAAGATGGTTTAGGTGATACAGTACGTGTTTCGCTGACTGAAGAGCCAGAAAAAGAAGCTCCAGTTGCTATTGCTTTAGTTAATCGATATACAAAAAGGCAGCACGATTTCAATACGTCTGTGATTCCTCCAATCTTAAAATTAACAGACAATAACAGCCCTACTCCTTATATCTCAAAAGAAGTCAATACTTTTATTGGAGGATCATTGGTCCCACGTGTGGTAGTTGACATCTCCAGACAAAATCTAAAAGATGCCGGTTTCTTGTCGCAAGCAGGCTATCGCTACGATATGCTGTTAGACAAATATCACATGGGAGAGCAGTCGGTTGATTTTGTTTATCTAGGCGATCAATTGCCATCTTTTAACATGCCGGCAAATTTAAAACAACTGTATAATTACAACACGTGGAAAAGTATTCAAAATAAAGCCAATATACACCCTTTATTTACGCTGGAAGAATTCAATCAAGCTAATGAGAAGGATGCTTCTTTAAATATAGTAAAAATTAAAAACGAAGATTTAGTAACAAGTTTATTTGAAACGCTACCACTTGATAAAACTATTGTGTTTCTTTTAGAGACAACAGCAGTTCATGGCATGGCAGAACAAAGACAATTCTTCAAAAATCTTCAAGAAATTGGCTTAGATAACCCGGTTATCATTAAAAGAACTTACGAAGCCGTGGCATTTTCTGGACCAATAGGTGATTTCATGAATCCGGAAGAACCAATTTCGAAACTTCAGTTATACGCAGCGACCGATTTAGGAGCACTTTTAATTGATGGCTTTGGATCCGGAGTTTGGATTGATTCGCCAGCAACACCTTTGGACAAAATAGTATCCTTATCATTTGGAATCCTACAAGCAACAAGATCTAGAATTTCTAAGACAGAATATATATCATGCCCAAGCTGTGGACGTACATTATTCGATCTGCAAGAGACCACGCAGATGATTAGAAATAGAACAAATCATTTAAAAGGATTAAAAATAGGCATTATGGGCTGTATTGTTAACGGTCCAGGTGAAATGGCTGATGCCGATTATGGCTATGTAGGAGCCGGGCCTGATAAGATTACACTTTATCGCGGACAAGAAGTTGTTAAGAAAAATGTAAGTTCAGCACATGCTTTAGACGAGCTCATCAACATCATTAAATCGGATGGCTTGTGGATAGAAGAAAGTGAAATTCCTAATTAA
- a CDS encoding MlaE family ABC transporter permease, with protein sequence MIFHHIGSYLLLLRSVFKKPEKGKIYWKETMHAMNEIGIGSLGLILIISTFIGAVMTMQIAFQLVSDLIPNSIIGSINRDSNILELGPTISALVLMGSVGSSISSQIGSMRVTEQIDALEIMGINAPGYLILPKILAGITMVPVLVILAIFCAILGGLMGGALSGAVTPSDYIMGIQEGFNGFTVTVAIVKAFVFGFIITSISAYKGFTVRGGALEVGQASTKAVVIGCITILAADYLITALML encoded by the coding sequence ATGATATTTCACCATATTGGTTCTTATTTGTTATTGCTGCGGTCGGTTTTTAAGAAACCAGAAAAAGGAAAGATTTATTGGAAGGAAACGATGCATGCCATGAACGAAATTGGTATAGGGTCTTTAGGTCTCATTCTTATAATTTCTACGTTTATCGGGGCAGTTATGACGATGCAAATTGCCTTTCAGTTGGTTTCTGATTTGATTCCAAATTCAATAATTGGTTCCATTAACCGAGATTCCAATATTTTGGAACTGGGACCTACGATTTCTGCTTTGGTGCTTATGGGAAGTGTTGGGTCTTCTATTTCATCACAAATCGGCTCCATGCGTGTGACTGAGCAAATCGATGCCTTAGAGATTATGGGTATTAATGCACCAGGTTACCTTATATTACCTAAAATATTGGCTGGAATTACCATGGTTCCTGTATTGGTTATCTTAGCAATTTTTTGTGCTATTTTGGGAGGACTTATGGGAGGAGCTCTTTCTGGAGCAGTAACACCATCAGATTATATTATGGGAATTCAAGAAGGTTTTAATGGGTTTACTGTTACTGTTGCAATTGTGAAAGCATTTGTTTTTGGGTTTATCATCACTTCCATATCTGCATACAAAGGTTTTACGGTTCGAGGTGGGGCTTTAGAAGTCGGTCAAGCGAGTACTAAAGCAGTTGTTATTGGCTGTATTACAATATTGGCAGCTGATTATTTAATAACGGCACTCATGCTTTAA
- a CDS encoding ABC transporter ATP-binding protein, with protein sequence MIKIEQIYKSFGSNEVLKGIDATFAPGKVSLIIGGSGSGKSTLLKCMVGLHEPDKGRVLFDGKDFSKLSFEDRIPIRKEIGMLFQNSALFDSMTVEQNIIFSLDMFTEMSKSEKLDRANFCLERVNLKGRNKLYPSELSGGMKKRVGIARAIAMSPKYLFCDEPNSGLDPETSILIDELILELTEEYNATTIVVTHDMNSVMGIGEYILYLYKGQKFWEGSNQDMMRSDVEELNNFVFASPLMKRAKETM encoded by the coding sequence ATGATAAAAATAGAGCAGATTTATAAATCCTTCGGAAGTAACGAGGTATTGAAAGGTATTGATGCCACTTTTGCACCAGGTAAAGTAAGTTTAATTATTGGAGGATCGGGCTCTGGAAAAAGTACCTTGCTAAAATGTATGGTGGGGCTACATGAGCCGGACAAAGGTCGTGTTCTCTTTGATGGTAAGGATTTTTCAAAACTTAGTTTTGAAGACCGTATCCCAATTCGAAAGGAAATAGGCATGTTATTTCAGAATTCCGCATTATTCGATTCCATGACTGTGGAGCAAAATATTATTTTTTCATTGGATATGTTTACGGAGATGTCTAAATCTGAAAAATTGGACCGTGCTAATTTTTGTTTGGAACGGGTTAATTTAAAAGGAAGGAATAAACTTTATCCTTCAGAGTTATCCGGTGGGATGAAAAAACGAGTTGGAATTGCTCGTGCAATAGCCATGAGTCCAAAGTATCTTTTCTGTGATGAACCAAATTCGGGTTTGGATCCAGAAACTTCGATTTTGATTGATGAGCTAATCCTAGAGCTAACAGAAGAGTATAATGCGACAACAATTGTGGTTACGCATGATATGAACTCGGTAATGGGTATTGGAGAATATATTCTATATCTCTACAAAGGGCAAAAGTTTTGGGAAGGTTCAAATCAAGATATGATGCGGTCTGATGTAGAAGAATTAAATAATTTTGTATTTGCAAGCCCACTGATGAAGCGAGCAAAAGAAACCATGTAA
- a CDS encoding LiaI-LiaF-like domain-containing protein, whose amino-acid sequence MDAKRITTGIIFLFIGVILLLSKMDIIEFNWFEVFRYWPLLIILVGVNILVPKKDIGYMISIGTTCVILAIFTFIGITTPNQSFLSRIMENRDLDIDSENEEDFIGTSNAVSAKKNINTSHATANIDLGATKLVLKDTTVANLFEAANTSDKYFLSLNTDVKNDGAATLNLSGKTKKGIDSKGNSTIIKLNKNIIWDLNFDVGAADMQGDLSNFKIKNLTVDAGASNLDLKLGNPQMISNINIDAGASSIKIALPREVACQIITEMALSTVDADDSFIKGGDKGILTSPNFENSKNKFKISIDGGITSVTVSRY is encoded by the coding sequence ATGGACGCAAAAAGAATCACCACAGGCATTATATTTTTATTCATCGGAGTAATCTTACTCTTAAGTAAAATGGATATTATTGAGTTTAATTGGTTCGAAGTTTTTCGCTATTGGCCATTATTAATCATTTTGGTGGGCGTAAATATTCTTGTTCCAAAGAAAGACATTGGATATATGATATCTATCGGAACCACATGCGTCATTTTAGCAATATTCACCTTTATAGGCATCACAACACCTAACCAAAGTTTCTTATCCCGAATCATGGAAAACAGAGATCTGGATATTGATTCCGAAAATGAAGAAGATTTCATCGGAACCTCAAACGCTGTCTCTGCCAAAAAAAATATAAATACCAGCCATGCGACTGCCAATATTGACTTAGGAGCGACCAAGCTGGTATTAAAAGATACAACCGTAGCAAATCTCTTTGAAGCAGCCAATACATCTGACAAGTATTTTCTGTCCTTAAATACTGATGTTAAAAACGACGGGGCTGCGACACTTAATTTAAGTGGAAAAACAAAAAAAGGAATAGATTCAAAAGGAAATTCCACCATTATCAAACTAAACAAAAATATCATCTGGGATTTAAACTTTGACGTAGGTGCTGCAGATATGCAAGGTGACTTATCAAATTTTAAGATTAAAAATCTTACAGTTGATGCTGGCGCGAGTAATCTAGATCTTAAACTCGGAAATCCACAAATGATTTCTAATATTAATATTGACGCCGGTGCCTCTTCCATAAAAATAGCATTACCAAGAGAAGTCGCATGCCAGATAATTACAGAAATGGCACTGTCAACTGTAGATGCTGATGACAGTTTTATAAAAGGTGGAGACAAAGGAATACTGACAAGTCCTAATTTTGAAAATTCCAAAAATAAATTCAAAATTTCAATTGATGGTGGTATAACCTCAGTAACAGTTAGCCGCTACTAA
- a CDS encoding T9SS type A sorting domain-containing protein — MKIIIKKIAYLGLLCVITLTGSLGYASVLHTSNSTETANNDGLSYLDKADHLAYSMGLTANSDNTKEVDKLINNVKVFYNPISEQISLSFKLGKQSSVAIKVMDALGNEVVQLMNGSLDAGNQNLSFDPTGKLNSGFYFIRVVSGSETVVKRFSVRK, encoded by the coding sequence ATGAAAATTATTATTAAAAAAATAGCTTATTTAGGCCTGCTCTGTGTGATTACGCTGACAGGAAGTTTAGGCTATGCATCTGTATTGCATACTTCGAATTCTACTGAAACGGCCAATAACGATGGACTATCTTATTTGGATAAGGCTGATCATCTGGCTTATTCTATGGGATTAACCGCTAATTCTGATAATACGAAGGAAGTAGATAAGCTGATTAATAATGTTAAAGTTTTTTATAACCCGATTTCAGAACAAATAAGTTTATCATTTAAATTAGGGAAACAAAGTTCAGTTGCGATTAAAGTGATGGACGCACTTGGAAATGAAGTCGTTCAGTTAATGAATGGAAGTTTAGATGCTGGTAATCAAAATCTTTCTTTTGATCCAACTGGTAAACTTAATTCAGGATTTTACTTTATCCGTGTTGTTTCTGGCTCAGAAACTGTTGTAAAGAGATTTTCTGTGCGTAAATAG